In Populus trichocarpa isolate Nisqually-1 chromosome 16, P.trichocarpa_v4.1, whole genome shotgun sequence, a genomic segment contains:
- the LOC7488776 gene encoding transcription repressor OFP2 produces MGNNRFRLSDMMPNAWFYKLKDMGKTRNHNTTTHSTKKKQATSAAAAAVAESQQPPSKPKHPHYNSCPRKSYYNTRELISSDQKFHTSPRNSKSTDTLFPDPPRRSSKQRARKRTIKSSSPKLATSSVSAVCNCRATLWTKPNSPPDYSASLSDSSLDQETDFSDSFPPEFRSDCVLATDSFDKMLSWSSSNCDCKLDSNNYDDIVINMDEKYIARRSDDVDVFHKISDLDLPPIITKPPKFDDQVEDFKKKDTLEPVKYRRSSAKYEETNANASLSVKVVKEGSITAMKEHKTNTTVRRNSVTSPGVRLRVNSPRISNRKIQAYNNGRKSVSSTTSSLSRSRRSLSDSLAVVKSSFDPQKDFRESMMEMIVENNIKASKDLEDLLACYLSLNSDEYHDLIIKVFKQIWFDLSDIKLQ; encoded by the coding sequence ATGGGCAACAATAGGTTTAGATTATCAGATATGATGCCCAATGCTTGGTTTTACAAGCTCAAAGACATGGGCAAAACAAGGAACCACAACACCACCACTCATtccacaaagaaaaaacaagctacatcagcagcagcagcagctgtaGCTGAATCTCAGCAACCACCGTCCAAGCCAAAACATCCTCACTACAATTCTTGTCCGAGAAAATCATACTACAACACCAGGGAGCTTATCTCAAGTGACCAAAAATTTCACACCTCCCCAAGAAACTCAAAATCCACAGACACCCTTTTTCCTGACCCACCAAGAAGATCATCGAAACAAAGGGCTAGGAAAAGGACCATCAAGTCCTCCTCTCCTAAGCTAGCCACCTCTTCTGTCTCTGCCGTTTGCAACTGCCGTGCTACCCTATGGACTAAACCAAATTCTCCTCCAGACTACTCAGCTTCTCTTTCTGATAGTTCTCTTGATCAGGAGACGGATTTCTCTGACTCATTTCCACCAGAATTCAGGTCTGACTGTGTTCTTGCTACTGACTCATTTGATAAAATGTTGTCTTGGTCAAGTTCTAATTGTGACTGCAAACTAGATTCTAATAACTATGATGATATTGTTATCAACATGGATGAGAAATATATTGCTAGGAGATCAGATGATGTGGACGTGTTTCACAAAATATCTGATCTTGATCTCCCTCCCATCATAACAAAGCCCCCTAAATTTGATGATCAAGTGGAAGATTTCAAGAAGAAAGACACCCTGGAACCAGTCAAGTATAGAAGGAGTTCAGCTAAATATGAGGAAACAAACGCTAATGCTTCTTTATCTGTTAAGGTTGTCAAAGAAGGGAGCATTACTGCAATGAAAGAACATAAGACTAATACTACTGTCAGGAGAAATTCTGTCACTTCACCAGGAGTTAGGCTAAGAGTCAATTCTCCAAGAATCTCAAATAGGAAAATCCAGGCATACAATAATGGTCGAAAGAGTGTGTCATCAACTACAAGTTCATTGTCTCGGTCGCGAAGAAGCCTTTCGGATAGCTTGGCAGTTGTGAAATCTTCTTTTGATCCTCAGAAAGATTTCAGGGAATCAATGATGGAGATGATAGTGGAGAACAATATCAAGGCATCAAAGGACTTAGAAGACCTTCTTGCTTGTTATCTTTCACTCAATTCTGATGAATATCATGACCTTATTATTAAGGTGTTCAAGCAAATCTGGTTTGATCTCTCTGACATCAAGTTGCAGTGA
- the LOC7488777 gene encoding uncharacterized protein LOC7488777 — MPITRCTSELNLPAPPPSPIPTGRGTRSAANDILIDYLEKSLNVPDLTLPGPYIPLNKHQNIPAAISYRLLKSRDYESQDRLLKSVKEFRAFKVLDHGISDEELGFLVKEADLVFRVLEPTNVGFRRNYQQEIVWVLSGNERMSLAREFAGAERFRDFSEKMDNVASKLDAIAQELCKVLVENTGKQHFGKTVTTQGKESILSLFRYNHKNETRSKPTLLNDENRKSSDHALCLHFPTMQSQFSVQSDQGPLSFDAGPDSIVVTVGKHLEEWSQGDSESVSGEIICEPHLQDGQASFLIELQCLTSNLDISTKRDYDTISLRDQILIGLIIAFLYNVYAFLWS, encoded by the exons ATGCCTATAACACGATGCACAAGCGAACTAAACCTCCCAGCACCACCTCCTTCACCGATCCCCACAGGCAGAGGTACACGTTCTGCTGCCAATGACATCTTGATAGATTACCTCGAAAAGTCCTTAAACGTCCCTGACCTTACCTTGCCTGGACCATATATTCCTCTTaacaaacatcaaaatattCCTGCCGCAATCAGTTACCGATTGTTGAAATCCAGAGATTATGAGAGTCAAGATCGGCTTTTGAAGTCGGTTAAGGAATTCAGGGCGTTTAAGGTTCTTGATCATGGGATTTCGGACGAGGAGTTGGGGTTCTTGGTCAAAGAAGCCGACCTGGTTTTCCGTGTTTTGGAGCCGACAAATGTGGGATTTCGGAGAAATTATCAACAGGAGATAGTGTGGGTTTTGTCTGGCAATGAAAGAATGTCATTGGCGCGAGAGTTTGCAGGAGCTGAAAGATTTCGTGATTTTAG cGAAAAGATGGACAATGTAGCAAGTAAACTTGATGCAATTGCACAAGAACTGTGTAAAGTTTTAGTCGAAAACACAGGCAAACAGCATTTTGGGAAGACAGTGACAACGCAAGGGAAAGAGTCCATCCTTAGCTTGTTCAGATACAACCACAAAAATGAAACCAGATCGAAACCAACCTTGCTCAATGACGAAAACAGGAAATCTTCTGATCATGCCTTGTGTCTCCATTTTCCCACGATGCAATCTCAATTTTCAGTCCAGTCAGACCAAGGTCCTCTGTCTTTTGATGCAGGGCCAGACAGTATTGTTGTCACTGTTGGAAAACATTTAGAG GAATGGAGCCAGGGAGATTCCGAAAGTGTTTCTGGGGAAATAATCTGTGAGCCACACCTACAAGATGGTCAAGCTTCTTTCTTGATAGAGCTCCAGTGTTTAACTTCAAATTTGGATATCAGTACAAAGAGAGATTATGACACAATTTCTCTAAGGGATCAGATTCTAATTGGGTTAATCATAGCTTTCTTGTACAATGTTTATGCGTTTTTATGGTCATGA